The Arthrobacter sp. OAP107 DNA segment CGGCTCCGCCGATCGGTCCTGCGCTTGGCCAGCACGGTGTCAACATCATGGAATTCTGCAAGGCGTACAACGCTGCGACGGAAGCCCAGCGCGGCAACGTTATTCCTGTTGAAATCACCGTTTACGAAGACCGTTCGTTCACGTTCATCACCAAGACTCCGCCGGCTGCAGAGCTCATCAAGAAGGCTGCAGGCGTCGCCAAGGGTTCAGCTACCCCGCACACCGTCAAGGTT contains these protein-coding regions:
- the rplK gene encoding 50S ribosomal protein L11; this encodes MAPKKKVTGLIKLQIQAGAANPAPPIGPALGQHGVNIMEFCKAYNAATEAQRGNVIPVEITVYEDRSFTFITKTPPAAELIKKAAGVAKGSATPHTVKVAKLTQAQVNEIASTKMEDLNATSLEGAAKIIAGTARSMGITVEG